One region of Plasmodium gaboni strain SY75 chromosome 6, whole genome shotgun sequence genomic DNA includes:
- a CDS encoding hypothetical protein (conserved Plasmodium protein, unknown function): MKYQSFIALIVLLNVCFSYLIKKNNVIINNNDNFYICNFLKDKKGRRKYNNNNYNKKTINEIKSTVNSECVNQDVMKNVDETYEGNRNLIEEGNDNIIQKKFLQASKEDDYNYLYFYHIYKKMKLIKREKYIYNPTKYESVRSYIKRELKDCLDINTSAYIFKLSEFYSKNVLEVSVYVNEIINILSFFTFNSEHNLKYNENEENQNTTNDMLQYNKKYASDDMDDEVTHSTDNNSLNHQNEGDTSVYDTIINKDDNNNNNNEDDYDDENYNSYVSDNIEDHHIHTHDNKDHSNIYPDNKILLQDDKKDCSNANDIYDQKKINSIIEKTKEQYNSNEHNLNDDDNIFKKYNENQSKMKFSKLINKDEKYKSFCFYFIRLVDSISGLFCTIAKRKKREEILNYLKNLKIMQNIKNYNINNLHFDTDFMIYIIRLTKYKDMNFLCSLKKLKEYTTEDIKKIFLNCLYDNLLDLSYLKNLQDDFIKRENEKKKKKNALTSQVFSNSVHTINKNGTDDNTLVTANIKYESLRKIEEQYNDLLKEYSQEKIIKSNEIYCNENDLKNIIIQILNKDVFKNKKKILNNMNNGTNKMLASQSGNNKKKKKKIATNTNMNNISLIDIFEIKEEKLYDILKNYPHIEINNNNNNNNNNNINTLIKKMNKLLESYSININIHLVKNDKTCVEEHSTLPCSNENKKEEQNQISDENKINEKNKNIEKNEESKNTVPCNVKDVNFSNVSLSDIKKYISYKRSIEEQFRDYQVDELKLNEIKEQKQNENFESETINVKLNKMNNNKLENNVELKNENINTQSENYNKTNEKDEGDVFKYFDITEKQNYITFEFNNYILEDQASLNEKYNQQLTEDGNKSDMPSYCYEQNQKFTDEQMEEILKKNFPENIKDVEDNNMEVQNGISGGENGMSNDEMDVLDDETEELNDETEELNDETEELNDEMEELNDETEELNDETDILHDDTDILHDENYMLDDKNDDINLEDDLIDDDFSGENISEDNARRRKKEKRKEKIKENKEIEKLKLWFDNIDNKKYKYNFENLYYKTLEEKMEILLYILKNEKTKKKVIVCSDEEEKKLIKMKCQIENVEYDNMLNTLKNIKHFINKENNYHKACFIFMKEIENTLELRKICTNLSEQDDMNDKNDKDHKNDKDHKNDKDHKNNKNEKNIMNRDDMTFYHFAENIPKSIVYKKLFYSITNNEDSYLFYLKSKNKNDKKEDDRRKEVKGNTKYAKSNGSNNNIFVPYNKRIKKRKLSKNEEKWLDFRRRTLKKIEEMKKKAELLKKKKAQKRDNKIKKIVAKLKAKNKKILKRQK; the protein is encoded by the coding sequence atgAAATACCAGTCATTTATTGCCCTTATTGTTTTGTTGAATGTTTGCTTTAGCTACCTTATAAAGAAGAACaatgttattataaataataatgataatttttatatttgcaattttttaaaagataaaaaaggaagaagaaaatataataataataactATAATAAGAAAACTATCAATGAAATAAAGAGTACCGTTAATTCAGAATGTGTAAATCAAGATGTTATGAAAAATGTTGATGAAACTTATGAGGGAAACAGAAATTTAATAGAAGAAGggaatgataatataatacaaaaaaaattcttaCAAGCATCAAAAGAAGatgattataattatttatatttttatcatatatataaaaaaatgaaattaataaaaagagaaaaatatatatataaccCAACAAAATATGAATCAGTACGgtcatatataaaaagagaattaaaagattgtttagatataaatacatcagcttatatttttaaacTTTCTGAAttttattcaaaaaatgTATTAGAAGTATCAGTTTATGttaatgaaataataaatattcttagtttttttacttttaatAGTGAACATAATTtgaaatataatgaaaacGAGGAAAATCAAAACACAACAAATGACATGttacaatataataagaaatatgCTAGTGATGACATGGATGATGAGGTTACTCATAGTACtgataataattctttGAATCATCAAAATGAAGGAGACACATCAGTATATGATACTATCataaataaagatgataataataataataataatgaagatgattatgatgatgaaaacTATAATTCTTATGTGAGTGATAATATAGAAGACCATCATATACATACACACGACAATAAAGATCATTCAAATATTTACCcagataataaaatattgttACAAGACGATAAGAAAGATTGTTCAAATGCAAACGATATTTATGAtcagaaaaaaataaatagtATAATTGAAAAGACAAAAGAACAATATAATTCCAATGAACACAATttaaatgatgatgataatatttttaaaaaatataatgaaaatcaatcgaaaatgaaatttagtaaattaattaataaagatgaaaaatataaatcattctgcttttattttattcgACTCGTTGATTCAATAAGTGGACTTTTTTGTACTATTGCAAAAAGAAAGAAACGTGAAGAAATTTTGAActatttaaaaaatttaaaaattatgcaaaatattaaaaattataatattaataatttacatTTTGATACTGAttttatgatttatattatcagattaacaaaatataaagatatgAATTTTCTTTGCTccttaaaaaaattaaaagaatatacaactgaagatataaaaaaaatattcctTAATTGcttatatgataatttacTGGATCTATCTTATCTAAAAAATCTACAAGACGATTTTATCAAAAgagaaaatgaaaaaaaaaaaaaaaaaaacgCCTTAACAAGTCAGGTATTTTCCAATTCTGTTCATACcattaataaaaatggaaCAGATGATAATACACTTGTTACTgcaaatattaaatatgaaagtttaagaaaaatagaagaacaatataatgatttattaaaagagTATTCCcaagaaaaaattattaaaagtaATGAAATCTATTGTAATGAAAATgatttgaaaaatattataatacaaattttaaataaagatgtttttaaaaataagaaaaaaatattaaataatatgaacaatgGTACTAATAAAATGTTGGCTAGTCAAAGTGggaataataaaaaaaaaaaaaaaaaaatagcTACAAATACAAAcatgaataatatttctctaattgatatatttgaaataaaagaggaaaaattatatgacattttgaaaaattatccacatatagaaataaataacaacaacaacaataataataataataatatcaatacgctaataaaaaaaatgaataaattaCTTGAATCATACagtattaatataaatattcatttgGTCAAAAATGACAAAACGTGTGTGGAGGAACATAGCACTCTTCCATGTtcaaatgaaaataaaaaagaagaacAAAACCAAATAAgtgatgaaaataaaataaatgaaaaaaacaaaaacatTGAAAAGAATGAAGAATCTAAGAACACTGTACCTTGTAATGTAAAGGATGTAAATTTTAGTAATGTTTCCTTGTCagatattaaaaaatatatatcttacAAAAGGAGTATAGAAGAACAATTTAGAGATTATCAAGTTGatgaattaaaattaaatgaaataaaagaacaaaaacaaaatgaaaattttgAAAGTGAAACaataaatgtaaaattaaataaaatgaataacAACAAATTAGAGAACAACGTGGAgttaaaaaatgaaaacaTAAATACTCAAAgtgaaaattataataagaCTAATGAAAAAGATGAAGGAGAtgtatttaaatattttgatattacagaaaaacaaaattatataacttttgaatttaataattatatattagaaGACCAGGCATcattaaatgaaaaatataatcaGCAACTAACAGAGGATGGGAATAAAAGTGACATGCCCAGTTATTGTTATGAACAAAATCAAAAATTCACAGATGAACAAATGGAAGaaattttgaaaaaaaattttccAGAAAATATTAAGGATGTAGAAGATAACAATATGGAAGTGCAAAATGGTATATCGGGTGGTGAGAATGGCATGTCAAATGATGAGATGGATGTATTAGATGATGAGACGGAGGAATTAAATGACGAGACGGAGGAATTAAATGATGAGACGGAGGAATTAAATGATGAGATGGAGGAATTAAATGATGAGACGGAGGAATTAAATGACGAGACGGATATATTACATGATGATACGGATATATTACatgatgaaaattatatgttaGATGACAAAAATGATGACATTAATTTAGAAGACGACCTTATAGATGACGATTTTTCAGGTGAGAACATTTCAGAAGACAACGCCCgtagaagaaaaaaagaaaaacgaaaagaaaaaattaaagaaaacaaggaaatagaaaaattaaaattgTGGTTCgataatatagataataaaaagtataaaTACAATTTCGAAAATCTTTATTATAAGACATTAGAGGAAAAAATGGagatattattatatattttaaaaaatgagaagacaaaaaaaaaagtaattGTATGCTCTGATGAGgaagaaaagaaattaataaaaatgaaatgtCAAATTGAAAATGTGgaatatgataatatgttaaatacattaaagaatattaaacattttataaacaaagaaaataattatcataaagcatgttttatttttatgaaagAAATTGAAAATACTTTAGAGTtaagaaaaatatgtaCAAATTTGTCAGAACAAGATGATATGAATGATAAGAATGATAAGGATCATAAGAATGATAAGGATCATAAGAATGATAAGGATCATAAGAATAATAAGAAtgagaaaaatattatgaatcGTGATGATATGACCTTTTATCATTTTGCTGAAAATATACCTAAGTCTATTGTATACAAAAAACTTTTTTATTCGATTACAAATAATGAAGACagttatttattttatttaaagtctaaaaataaaaatgataaaaagGAAGATGATAGAAGAAAAGAAGTAAAAGGTAATACAAAATATGCTAAATCTAATGGTAgcaataataatatatttgtaccttataataaaagaataaagaaaagaaaattatcaaaaaatgAAGAGAAATGGTTAGATTTTAGAAGAAGGAcgttaaaaaaaattgaagaaatgaaaaaaaaagctgaattattgaaaaagaaaaaagcACAAAAAAGGgataacaaaataaaaaaaattgttgCAAAGTTGAAAGccaaaaacaaaaaaatattaaaaaggcaaaaataa
- a CDS encoding hypothetical protein (conserved Plasmodium protein, unknown function): MKKIYKFSFELCRRIHFKSAKEWKQFMNPKIDGTRIKKIRNVSENDMIHKHQILKYPYFKMKKIGKYNKIIKTSDLLFNRNIEIIYDYRYCDIFQKLKDLISFNLKGVVIKEKCTDDLTFEIYDCLQNKILIKKKNEEFHADDLFKEMFEKIKQNG, encoded by the exons atgaaaaaaatatataaattctCATTTGAATTATGTCGAAGGATTCATTTTAAGAGTGCCAAGGAGTGGAAGCAATTCATGAATCcaaaaat TGATGGAAcaagaattaaaaaaatcaGGAATGTCAGCGAAAATGATATGATACATAAACATCAAATTTTAAAGTACCCCTATttcaaaatgaaaaaaattggaaaatataataaaataataaaaactagcgatttattatttaatcGAAATATAGAAATTATTTATGATTATCGTTATTGTgatatatttcaaaaattaaaagatcTTATATCCTTCAATTTGAAAg GGGTCGTcataaaagaaaaatgtaCAGACGACCTTACCTTTGAAATATATGACTgtttacaaaataaaatattaatcaaaaaaaaaaacgaag AGTTTCACGCGGATGATCTCTTCAAAGAGATgtttgaaaaaataaaacaaaatggATGA
- a CDS encoding hypothetical protein (conserved Plasmodium protein, unknown function) encodes MFNYFLRSIKNCKSKDDVTHLSRKFLKNIYHFNTYEISLCINKFSKISFEDHLFWNHFCLLITTRDENLVKKFLLTKKKNDINNNKCDDNVYYKCDNYDDYKIMKVDKKLPNFDKNKRDERNNNISIKNVTYKNKDDIIEYKLFDEEEKKKKDKLLHLFNIEELCLILNSLSKVNIKNDDILKYASHKLISHINLNKYLINTIKALTSLSGQTQGRKNQTIEMNNYDDKKNCSNTNRCNDNMYESINVHHILHDKIYQNINNIHNILTEKDISILIELMITHNDIDNKNKENKLLGDNNIAMKNTNMDSKTIKEKINTYNDNIYDNNIYNIYDNNNNNIYNIYNNHVRVHFLKKKLFDSLKKVNHISEQSISLILQACSKSSEKNKQLLDILKVIIILKLKKEKKCSDIFLSSVIHSYASINYKDKILFNILSNYIFTNINYINIKALIIILNSYVNIQILNIKLFTIALNKLAKKDVILNLSNQCTSNIITIYTKTYHYLDKQKIHFIFNTIIQRIKHEYNEYNKYDKNNTHLKKNDTYNKSVSISTTPLINKKENNKTINNYNNNNNNNNNYNYNLEEGGMSYKHFPYLKYIPRNINITNKKREKYKNQTDQRESNQLVDENKIFMLNFLTKHLTNILNNLSKLNMADTKLYEIFSFLILKKKKNNINKLDLLNITSAYSRGAYRNEQIYNLIIEYSKQYILSNDLKYVEFINLFTSISTFYILEKNEYSDTYKVKFHEIXXXXXXXXXXXEEEKIINKNKTKDIDDIYMNDNVNVNDNDNVNDNDNVNVNDNVNVNDNVIGSHNPTDTYNNKKKNACEKITEKQISHCLNYSKKELYSNKNTNSYENNNIVTHINNNLDDVFAKKKCKDVHVDKYCYNYDNIRNKNILDNLNINHLAYILSTLCKLNIHDEYIYNKCVINIRKKIFKMNSKCLSIYLLYISKFNIIQDIYIKNIIASCYKLQYEKKQKITNIKININNNIFLKMNHLYKQLLSNDIINSIYIIRCLIKNDVDMIKNNMNHGTNSNNSYNNIYVIYFNLLYIYNSLCSSNNYNILSNNINRDKNVNTCNNNSNNNSNNNNNNSNNYTCRVNKNEHYKINKKCPSYISDDDNNIIKMDDIYFEEQDNIIKTRELNIHTSCILLNSLSYLLTHVYFYNEKYYNIIYYLLLYNFKYVFKKLKLKYPIYHLLYNLTDLNNNEQEIKNIVQDIMDSASLRQLYMSILMLYYLNPLQVSIKSIQNNILNKYPLFLLQYIYFFLKYSPILSFEKYRSIYNSLNNIKFIYYNDDYPHNNNKKKINHKNVCHKIDDNKRPNISTSELNVYNIILNILRKKNKLQHFNLSTTFNIYMYSVDILITSKKKKKKS; translated from the coding sequence ATGTtcaattattttttaagaaGCATTAAAAACTGTAAAAGCAAAGACGATGTTACTCATTTAAGCAGAAAGTTCctaaaaaatatttatcattttaatacatatgaaatatctctatgtataaataaattttcaAAAATTTCTTTTGAGGATCATTTATTTTGGAATCATTTTTGTTTACTAATAACAACAAGAGATGAAAACCTTGTGAAGAAATTTTTATTgaccaaaaaaaaaaatgacattaataataacaagtgtgatgataatgtatattataaatgtgATAATTATGATGACTATAAGATTATGAAGGTAGATAAGAAACTACCTaattttgataaaaataaaagagatgaaagaaataataatatttctattaaaaatgtgacatataaaaacaaagatgatattattgaatataaattatttgatgaagaagaaaaaaaaaaaaaagataaattattacatctttttaatatagaAGAATTATGTTTAATTCTTAATTCATTATCGaaagtaaatataaaaaatgatgatatattaaaatatgcTTCTCACAAATTAATCAGTCATATAAACttgaataaatatttaataaatacTATAAAAGCCCTTACTTCTTTGTCTGGTCAAACACAAGGAAGAAAAAATCAAACTATTgaaatgaataattatgatgataaaaaaaattgtagTAATACAAATCGGTGTAATGACAATATGTATGAATCAATAAATGTACACCATATTCTACATGATAAGATATATCAGAACATAAACAAcatacataatattttgacAGAGAAAGATATAAGTATATTAATTGAACTTATGATTACACATAATgatatagataataaaaataaagaaaataaattattgGGTGATAACAATATTGCAATGAAAAATACAAACATGGATAGTAAGACAATAAAagagaaaataaatacatataatgataatatatatgataataatatatataatatatatgataataataataataatatatataatatatataataaccATGTTAGggttcattttttaaaaaaaaaattatttgataGCCTAAAAAAAGTAAACCATATCAGTGAACAAAGTATCTCTCTTATTTTACAAGCATGTAGTAAATCGtcagaaaaaaataaacaactgttagatattttaaaagttattataatattaaaattaaaaaaagaaaaaaaatgttcTGATATTTTTCTTAGTAGTGTTATACATTCATATGCTTCtattaattataaagataaaatattattcaacatattatcaaattatatatttaccaatattaattatattaatataaaagcattaattattatattaaatagTTATGTCaatattcaaatattaaatattaaattatttacTATAGCCTTAAATAAGCTAGCTAAAAAAGATGTCATATTGAATTTATCAAATCAATGTACATCcaatattataacaatatatacaaaaacgtatcattatttagataaacaaaaaattcattttatatttaatacaATCATTCAAAGAATAAAACATGAATATAACGAATATAATAAGTATGATAAGAATAATACACAccttaaaaaaaatgatacTTATAATAAATCGGTTTCGATTTCTACAACACCattaataaacaaaaaagaaaacaacaaaacaataaataattataataataataataataataataataattataattataatttagAAGAGGGGGGTATGTCATATAAACATTTTCCATATTTAAAGTACATACCAcgtaatataaatattacaaataaaaagagagaaaaatataaaaatcaaACCGATCAACGAGAGAGTAACCAACTTGttgatgaaaataaaattttcatGTTAAATTTCTTAACAAAACATCTAactaatatattaaataatttaagtaaattaaatatggctgatacaaaattatatgaaatattttcatttcttattctcaaaaaaaaaaaaaataatatcaacAAACTTGACCTTCTTAATATCACAAGTGCTTATTCAAGAGGTGCATATAGAAACgaacaaatatataatctaataatagaatattcaaaacaatatattctaagtaatgatttaaaatatgtagaatttattaatttatttacaaGCATTAGTACGTTTTATATacttgaaaaaaatgaatattcTGATACATACAAAGTGAAATTTCATGAAATTNNNNNNNNNNNNNNNNNNNNNNNNNNNNNNNgagaagaagaaaaaattattaataaaaataaaacaaaagatatagatgatatatatatgaatgaCAATGTTAATgttaatgataatgataatgttaatgataatgataatgtTAATGTTAATGATAATGTTAATGTTAATGATAATGTTATAGGTTCACATAATCCAACTGACacttataataataaaaaaaagaatgCATGTGAAAAAATAACTGAAAAACAAATATCACATTGTTTAAATTATTCAAAGAAAGAACTAtatagtaataaaaatacaaactcttatgaaaataataatatagttacacatatcaataataatttaGATGATGTATTTgccaaaaaaaaatgtaaagATGTGCATGTGGataaatattgttataactatgataatataagaaataaaaatattttggataatttaaatattaatcatttagcttatatattatcaacattatgtaaattaaatatacatgatgaatatatttataataaatgtgttataaatataagaaagaaaatatttaaaatgaATTCTAAATGTTTATctatttatcttttatatataagtaaatttaatataattcaagatatatatataaaaaatattatagCTAGCTGTTATAAATTGcaatatgaaaaaaaacaaaaaattacaaatattaaaataaatataaataataatatatttttaaaaatgaatcatttatataaacaacTACTATcaaatgatattattaattcaatatatattatcagatgtttaataaaaaatgatgtagatatgataaaaaataatatgaatcATGGAACGAATTCAAATAATAGctataacaatatatatgtaatatattttaatttgctatatatatataatagcCTTTGTTCATCAAACaattataacattttatcaaataatattaatagaGATAAGAATGTAAATAcatgtaataataatagtaataataatagtaataataataataataatagtaataattaTACTTGTCGTGtgaataaaaatgaacactacaaaataaacaaaaaatgCCCTTCTTATATTTctgatgatgataataatattataaaaatggatgatatatattttgaagaacaagataatattataaaaacaagagaattaaatatacacaCTTCTTGCATACTTTTAAATAGCTTATCTTATTTATTAACAcatgtatatttttataatgaaaaatattataatataatatattatttattactatataattttaaatatgtttttaaaaaattaaaattaaaatatccaatttatcatttattatataatttaacagatttaaataataatgaacaagaaataaaaaatattgttcAAGATATTATGGATTCAGCAAGTCTAAgacaattatatatgtctatattaatgttatattatttgaatcCATTACAAGTATCTATTAAAAgtatacaaaataatattcttaataaatatcctttatttttattacaatatatatacttttttttgaaatatagtcctatattatcatttgaaaaatatcgttctatttataattctttgaataatataaaatttatttattataatgatgaCTATCCTcacaataataataaaaaaaaaattaatcATAAAAACGTGTGTCATAAAattgatgataataaaagaCCTAACATCTCAACTAGTGAATtaaatgtttataatatcatattaaatattttaagaaaaaaaaataaattacaACATTTTAATCTTTCAACaacttttaatatttatatgtattcagtggatatattaataacgtccaaaaaaaaaaaaaaaaaatcataa